In Pseudomonas sp. Leaf58, one DNA window encodes the following:
- a CDS encoding MFS transporter yields MNMRLLAGLLFAVSVVGFSLGASLPLVSLRLHEAGASTLEIGIVSAIPAAGMMLSAFLVDACCRHFTRRTLYLLCFSLCTVSIALLESAFGTLWLLALLRLCLGLGMGIAIILGESWVNELCPEHSRGKIMALYATSFTGFQVLGPAMLAVLGADSPWITGVVTACYGLALLCIVLTVPNDYVEHAEDEKSFGLAGFFRVAPALCVAVLFFSFFDAVVLSLLPVYATNHGFAVGVAALMVTVVFAGDMLFQLPLGWLADRVERTGLHLVCGLLAMSIGIGLPWLLNMTWLLWPLLVLLGAVAGGIYTLALVLIGQRFKGPDLVTANASVGLLWGVGSLVGPLVSGAAMDVAPHGLPMALALMAGLFVCFARQSYRRAGRLRALAD; encoded by the coding sequence ATGAACATGCGTTTGCTGGCGGGCCTATTGTTCGCCGTTTCGGTCGTGGGTTTCAGCCTGGGGGCCAGCCTGCCACTGGTGTCGTTGCGCCTGCATGAAGCAGGAGCGAGCACCCTGGAAATCGGCATCGTCTCGGCTATCCCCGCCGCCGGCATGATGCTATCGGCGTTTCTGGTCGATGCCTGCTGCCGCCACTTCACCCGGCGCACCCTCTATTTGCTGTGCTTCAGCTTGTGCACGGTGAGCATTGCCTTGCTCGAGTCGGCGTTCGGCACACTGTGGCTGCTGGCGCTGTTGCGCCTATGCCTGGGGCTTGGCATGGGGATCGCCATCATCCTTGGCGAGTCGTGGGTCAACGAACTGTGCCCAGAGCACAGCCGTGGCAAGATCATGGCGCTGTACGCCACCAGCTTTACCGGCTTCCAGGTGCTCGGCCCGGCCATGCTGGCGGTGCTGGGCGCCGATAGCCCGTGGATCACCGGGGTGGTCACCGCCTGCTATGGCTTGGCGCTGCTGTGCATCGTGCTGACCGTGCCCAACGACTATGTCGAACATGCAGAGGACGAAAAGAGCTTCGGCCTGGCGGGGTTCTTCCGCGTGGCGCCGGCGTTGTGCGTGGCGGTGCTGTTCTTCTCGTTCTTCGATGCCGTGGTGCTGTCGCTACTACCGGTGTATGCCACCAACCATGGCTTTGCCGTGGGCGTGGCGGCGCTGATGGTGACCGTGGTGTTTGCCGGCGACATGCTGTTCCAGCTGCCGCTGGGCTGGTTGGCCGACCGGGTGGAGCGCACCGGGCTGCACCTGGTGTGCGGGTTGCTGGCGATGTCGATTGGTATTGGCTTGCCCTGGCTGCTGAACATGACCTGGCTGTTGTGGCCGTTGTTGGTGCTGCTGGGGGCAGTGGCGGGGGGCATCTATACGCTGGCCCTGGTGCTCATTGGGCAGCGCTTCAAGGGGCCGGACCTGGTTACCGCCAATGCCAGTGTGGGCTTGCTGTGGGGCGTGGGTAGTTTGGTCGGGCCGTTGGTGAGCGGTGCGGCGATGGATGTGGCGCCGCATGGTCTACCGATGGCGCTGGCGCTAATGGCCGGGTTGTTTGTGTGCTTTGCCCGGCAGTCGTACCGGCGCGCGGGGCGCTTGCGGGCGTTGGCGGACTGA
- the mksB gene encoding Mks condensin complex protein MksB, whose product MIEPKRVLRALAEHWALLEPLCERFDQGTLSLVELRQHVARQQVESTPQDITQLLDVWIRLDILVPVAKSPNRFELNAQIHDFLAYLRREHRLGLCLEIEAYLRHLERLAGHIQDAFDNRDSDDLARQLRLLDMRVRDVLKKLDNDEQALVAVAERAKTSNRQIPLRQRYAEVLATWDEYVEPMIQLVNADGAFEQGVRKVETVLLKLLGEQARLGHLVDDDMLLRTHARILEMQTTAQLTLRHARELLLPLREEARRHNAVTRGAALALSVIRRKGIDAVPQAAMPLFTRPQSTFLGSASQVEAYVYALARFEPKPARFPKAHKPQGGEAPRAPRTVKEMLERCEQALPLPDLMVWLLEQEPEGATDELLYWFSRLSREKRFKRERLDRREYTTQEHLVSLRSFALTSSREGAASAPTEPNASPAHAS is encoded by the coding sequence ATGATCGAACCCAAGCGCGTCCTGCGCGCCCTAGCCGAACACTGGGCCCTGCTCGAGCCGCTGTGCGAGCGTTTCGACCAGGGCACCCTGAGCCTGGTCGAACTGCGTCAGCATGTGGCCCGCCAGCAGGTCGAAAGCACCCCACAGGACATCACCCAGCTGCTCGACGTGTGGATCCGCCTGGATATCCTGGTGCCGGTGGCCAAAAGCCCGAACCGCTTCGAGCTGAACGCACAGATCCACGACTTCCTCGCCTACCTGCGCCGCGAACACCGGCTGGGCTTGTGCCTGGAGATCGAGGCCTATCTGCGCCACCTGGAGCGCCTCGCCGGGCATATCCAGGATGCCTTCGACAACCGCGACAGCGACGACCTGGCGCGCCAGCTGCGCTTGCTCGACATGCGCGTGCGCGATGTGCTGAAAAAGCTCGACAACGACGAGCAGGCCCTGGTGGCCGTGGCCGAACGGGCCAAAACCAGCAACCGCCAGATTCCGCTGCGCCAGCGTTATGCCGAAGTGCTGGCAACCTGGGACGAGTACGTCGAGCCGATGATCCAGCTGGTCAATGCCGACGGCGCCTTCGAGCAAGGCGTGCGCAAGGTCGAGACCGTGCTGCTGAAGCTGCTGGGCGAACAGGCCCGCCTGGGCCACCTGGTCGACGACGACATGCTGCTGCGCACCCACGCGCGCATCCTGGAAATGCAGACCACCGCCCAGCTGACCCTGCGCCACGCCCGCGAACTGCTGCTGCCACTGCGCGAAGAGGCCCGCCGGCACAACGCCGTGACCCGTGGCGCCGCACTGGCCCTGTCGGTGATCCGGCGCAAGGGCATCGATGCCGTGCCGCAAGCCGCCATGCCGCTGTTCACCCGCCCGCAAAGCACCTTCCTCGGCAGCGCCAGCCAAGTCGAGGCCTACGTCTATGCCCTGGCCCGCTTCGAGCCCAAGCCGGCGCGCTTCCCCAAGGCGCATAAACCGCAAGGTGGTGAGGCGCCGCGCGCACCGCGCACGGTCAAGGAAATGCTCGAACGCTGCGAACAGGCCCTGCCGTTGCCCGACCTGATGGTCTGGTTGCTGGAGCAGGAACCCGAAGGCGCCACCGACGAGCTGCTGTACTGGTTCTCGCGCCTGTCGCGGGAAAAGCGCTTCAAGCGCGAACGCCTCGACCGCCGCGAGTACACCACCCAGGAACACTTGGTCAGCCTGCGCTCGTTCGCCCTGACCTCCAGCCGCGAAGGCGCCGCCAGCGCGCCTACCGAACCCAACGCGAGCCCAGCCCATGCATCTTGA
- a CDS encoding LysE family translocator: MTELIAVALFTLLAVISPGADFAMVTRSSYAQGRKAGLAAAVGIALGVQVHVLYTVLGIALIISQSPALFLSMKVLGAGYLIYLGYQSLTNTQRISLDGVAPSAASVLQALRTGFLTNAFNPKTMLFVISAYTQVVQPGSPLMLDFAYGAFMSVAHWLWFSLVAVLFSSTALRKAMIERQTLVDRVIGLALIGLGLAVAVTGMR, encoded by the coding sequence ATGACCGAACTCATCGCCGTCGCCCTGTTCACCCTGCTCGCCGTCATCAGCCCCGGCGCCGATTTCGCCATGGTCACCCGCAGCAGTTATGCCCAGGGCCGCAAGGCCGGGTTGGCTGCCGCCGTGGGTATCGCCCTAGGGGTGCAGGTGCACGTGTTGTATACGGTGCTGGGCATTGCGCTGATCATCAGCCAGAGCCCGGCGCTGTTCCTGAGCATGAAAGTGCTAGGGGCGGGTTACCTGATCTACCTGGGCTACCAGTCGCTGACCAACACCCAGCGCATCAGCCTCGACGGGGTCGCCCCATCCGCTGCCAGCGTGCTGCAGGCCCTGCGCACTGGCTTTCTGACCAATGCGTTCAACCCCAAGACGATGTTGTTCGTGATCAGCGCTTACACTCAGGTGGTACAACCCGGCAGCCCGTTGATGCTGGATTTTGCCTACGGCGCTTTCATGTCCGTGGCCCACTGGTTGTGGTTCAGTCTGGTGGCGGTGTTGTTTTCCAGCACCGCACTGCGCAAAGCAATGATCGAGCGGCAAACACTGGTGGACCGTGTGATCGGCCTGGCGCTGATCGGGCTTGGCCTGGCGGTGGCAGTAACCGGCATGCGTTGA
- a CDS encoding DNA-3-methyladenine glycosylase: protein MILTDLSPDAYREASEHLAALDPDWSRHIAATGPCLHQATPGREPYEALVRAIAYQQLHARAAEAILGRLLALFPQGAFPRPEQLLAVSSEALRACGFSASKMATIQGIAQARQEGLVPTRQEALAMADEALIERLVALRGVGRWTVEMLLIYCLERSDILPVDDFGVREGYRRLKGLDKAPTPAQMRSLGAGWRPYRTVAAWYLWRA, encoded by the coding sequence ATGATTCTGACCGACCTTTCCCCTGACGCGTACCGCGAAGCTAGCGAACACCTGGCAGCGCTCGACCCGGACTGGTCGCGGCACATCGCGGCGACCGGGCCTTGCTTGCACCAGGCCACGCCGGGGCGTGAGCCTTACGAGGCGTTGGTGCGGGCGATTGCCTACCAACAGCTGCATGCCCGAGCCGCCGAGGCGATTCTTGGGCGGTTGCTGGCGCTGTTCCCGCAGGGGGCGTTTCCCCGCCCAGAGCAGTTGTTGGCGGTAAGCTCGGAAGCACTGCGCGCCTGTGGTTTTTCCGCCAGCAAGATGGCAACCATTCAGGGCATTGCCCAGGCCCGCCAGGAGGGCTTGGTGCCGACTCGGCAAGAGGCACTGGCCATGGCCGACGAGGCCTTGATCGAGCGCCTGGTGGCGTTGCGCGGGGTAGGGCGCTGGACGGTGGAGATGCTGTTGATTTATTGCCTGGAGCGTTCGGACATCCTACCGGTGGACGATTTTGGCGTGCGCGAGGGGTATCGGCGGCTGAAGGGGCTGGACAAGGCGCCGACGCCAGCGCAGATGCGTTCGCTGGGCGCTGGCTGGCGGCCTTATCGCACCGTGGCGGCCTGGTACCTGTGGCGGGCTTGA
- a CDS encoding MFS transporter: MATSSASTATTSAAASQATPLVMRIIGFCALAHLINDLIQSVLPAIYPMLKANYDLSFAQIGMITLTFQITASLLQPWVGFFTDRRPAPNLLPLGTLCTLVGIVMLAFVGSFPMILLASALVGIGSSTFHPETSRIARLASGGRFGLAQSTFQVGGNTGSALGPLLAAAIVIPFGQTHVAWFGLAALFFLGVTLMLRGWYKEHLSQAKARKAVQATHGISRRRVIAALIVLGLLVFSKYFYMASFTSYFTFYLIEKFEVSVASSQLHLFLFLGAVAAGTFFGGPIGDRIGRKAVIWFSILGVAPFTLALPYADLFWTTVLSVVIGFILASAFSAIVVYAQELVPGSVGMIAGVFFGLMFGFGGIGAALLGYVADLRGIEYVYGLCSFLPLLGVLAVLLPSTDKR; this comes from the coding sequence ATGGCTACCAGTAGCGCCTCCACGGCAACCACCAGTGCGGCAGCGAGCCAAGCCACGCCGCTGGTGATGCGCATCATCGGTTTCTGCGCCCTGGCGCACCTGATCAATGACCTGATCCAGTCGGTGCTGCCGGCGATCTATCCGATGCTCAAGGCCAACTACGACCTGAGCTTCGCCCAGATCGGCATGATCACCCTGACGTTTCAGATCACTGCCTCGCTGCTGCAGCCTTGGGTGGGCTTTTTCACCGACCGCCGACCGGCCCCGAACCTGCTGCCGTTGGGCACCCTGTGCACCCTGGTCGGTATCGTCATGCTGGCCTTCGTCGGCAGCTTCCCGATGATCTTGCTGGCCTCGGCCCTGGTGGGTATTGGCTCGTCAACCTTTCACCCGGAAACTTCACGCATTGCACGGTTGGCCTCGGGCGGGCGCTTCGGCCTGGCCCAATCGACCTTTCAGGTGGGTGGCAATACAGGTTCCGCGCTGGGCCCGCTGCTGGCGGCGGCCATCGTCATTCCGTTCGGTCAGACCCACGTAGCCTGGTTCGGCCTGGCCGCGCTGTTCTTCCTCGGCGTTACCCTGATGCTGCGCGGCTGGTACAAGGAACACCTCAGCCAGGCCAAGGCGCGCAAGGCGGTGCAGGCCACCCACGGCATTTCCCGCAGGCGCGTGATCGCGGCGCTGATCGTGTTGGGGCTGCTGGTGTTCTCCAAGTACTTTTACATGGCCAGCTTCACCAGCTACTTCACCTTCTACCTGATCGAGAAGTTCGAGGTGTCGGTGGCCAGTTCGCAGTTGCATCTGTTCCTGTTCCTGGGCGCGGTGGCGGCGGGTACCTTCTTTGGCGGGCCGATCGGTGACCGCATCGGCCGCAAGGCGGTGATTTGGTTCTCGATCCTGGGCGTGGCGCCGTTCACCCTGGCGCTGCCGTATGCCGACTTGTTCTGGACCACGGTGTTGAGCGTGGTGATCGGCTTCATCTTGGCATCGGCGTTTTCCGCGATTGTAGTGTATGCACAGGAGTTGGTGCCGGGTAGCGTGGGCATGATCGCCGGTGTCTTCTTCGGGCTGATGTTCGGCTTTGGCGGCATTGGCGCGGCGCTGCTGGGGTATGTGGCGGACCTGCGTGGCATCGAATATGTCTATGGGCTGTGCTCGTTCCTGCCGTTGCTCGGGGTGCTGGCGGTGCTTTTGCCTTCTACCGATAAACGCTGA
- a CDS encoding D-Ala-D-Ala carboxypeptidase family metallohydrolase, with the protein MKKLLLAAGLLLAATTHGDERDLWMFAQWAGDHHTRPFREMLVDARLYGVVPIHQLLRSASDWKVCRASPFAVPPASNWPAVRSTLSLIKTLDEQGMLRQFEVVSAYRDPRLNSCAGGAANSAHTRAFAVDILLPGWADPNPLCRFWQQYGQAWNMGLGRYPSGRIHVDTAGYRTWGGDGSSGSSFCIKPK; encoded by the coding sequence ATGAAAAAACTGCTCCTGGCAGCAGGCCTCCTGCTAGCGGCCACAACCCATGGCGACGAACGCGACTTGTGGATGTTCGCCCAATGGGCTGGCGACCATCACACCCGTCCTTTCCGTGAAATGCTGGTGGATGCCCGCCTTTACGGCGTAGTGCCGATCCATCAGTTGCTGCGTTCGGCCTCGGACTGGAAGGTGTGCCGTGCGTCGCCGTTTGCCGTGCCGCCTGCCAGCAACTGGCCAGCCGTGCGCTCGACCCTCTCGCTGATCAAGACGCTGGACGAGCAGGGCATGCTGCGCCAGTTCGAGGTGGTTTCGGCCTACCGCGACCCACGCCTGAACAGCTGCGCTGGCGGGGCAGCCAACAGCGCCCATACCCGGGCCTTCGCCGTCGATATCCTGTTACCTGGCTGGGCGGACCCCAACCCACTGTGCCGTTTCTGGCAACAGTATGGCCAGGCTTGGAACATGGGTTTGGGCCGTTATCCCTCCGGGCGTATTCATGTCGATACCGCGGGCTATCGCACCTGGGGCGGTGACGGCAGTTCGGGCTCGTCGTTCTGTATCAAGCCCAAGTGA
- the rimI gene encoding ribosomal protein S18-alanine N-acetyltransferase translates to MSESISFRPMTEADLDAVLKIEYAAFSHPWTRGIFQDALKSYEVWLMFDGQQQVGHGVINVIIDEAHLLNITVKPENQGRGLGLRLLEHLMARAYQLNGRECFLEVRASNQSAYRLYERYGFNEIGRRRDYYPVAGGREDALVMACTLFAE, encoded by the coding sequence ATGAGTGAATCGATCAGCTTCCGCCCAATGACCGAGGCGGATCTGGATGCCGTGCTTAAGATCGAATATGCCGCGTTCAGTCATCCCTGGACCCGTGGGATCTTTCAAGATGCGCTCAAATCGTACGAAGTCTGGCTGATGTTCGACGGCCAGCAGCAAGTGGGCCATGGCGTGATCAACGTGATCATCGACGAAGCGCACCTGCTCAACATTACCGTCAAGCCGGAAAACCAGGGCCGCGGCCTGGGCCTGCGCCTGCTGGAGCACCTGATGGCTCGGGCCTACCAGCTCAATGGCCGCGAATGCTTCCTGGAAGTGCGCGCCAGTAACCAGTCGGCCTATCGTTTGTACGAGCGCTACGGTTTTAACGAAATCGGCCGCCGCCGCGACTATTATCCGGTTGCTGGCGGTCGTGAAGACGCCCTGGTGATGGCCTGCACCCTATTCGCCGAGTGA
- a CDS encoding LysR substrate-binding domain-containing protein, protein MKLPPLNTFRYFDIAAQTESFVRAAEHLHVTHGAVSRQVRLLEESLGVELFERRNRAIFLTPAGRALQGTTQAIFEQLEGAVQRLQQQARDNVLVLSCEPTIAMRWLIPRLPRFHAAHPDLQLHLVAAGGALDFARSGVDLAIRRDDFHWGNQLYSLKMCDEWIGPVCHPAARPQLDHQRLLHSSTRPSAWATWLRLSGKQARHTERSDYEHFYLSIQAASAGLGLAMASALMVRDELDSGQLQAPFGFVRDGSAYHLLSPQPVADGGKRQRFAAWVKGECRDCLAHLGLIQNDEPELPSPPQVR, encoded by the coding sequence ATGAAACTGCCCCCCCTCAACACCTTCCGCTATTTCGACATCGCCGCCCAAACCGAGAGCTTCGTACGCGCCGCCGAGCACCTGCATGTGACCCACGGCGCGGTCAGCCGCCAGGTGCGCCTGCTTGAAGAAAGCCTTGGCGTGGAACTGTTCGAGCGCCGCAACCGGGCCATTTTCCTTACCCCGGCCGGCCGTGCCCTGCAGGGCACTACCCAAGCAATCTTCGAGCAGCTCGAAGGCGCCGTGCAGCGCCTGCAGCAACAGGCGCGTGACAATGTGCTGGTACTGTCCTGCGAGCCGACCATCGCCATGCGCTGGCTGATCCCGCGCCTGCCCCGGTTCCACGCCGCCCACCCCGACCTGCAGTTGCACCTGGTGGCGGCCGGCGGGGCGCTGGACTTCGCCCGCAGCGGTGTCGACTTGGCCATTCGCCGCGACGACTTCCACTGGGGCAATCAGCTGTACAGCCTGAAAATGTGTGACGAATGGATCGGCCCGGTATGCCACCCCGCCGCCCGCCCCCAACTCGACCACCAGCGCCTGCTGCACAGCAGCACCCGCCCGAGTGCCTGGGCCACCTGGCTGCGCTTGAGCGGTAAGCAAGCGCGGCACACCGAGCGCAGCGACTACGAGCACTTCTACTTGTCGATCCAAGCTGCCAGCGCCGGCCTGGGCCTGGCCATGGCCTCAGCCCTGATGGTGCGTGACGAACTCGACAGTGGGCAGTTGCAGGCACCGTTCGGCTTTGTGCGCGACGGTTCGGCCTACCATCTACTCAGCCCCCAGCCGGTGGCAGACGGCGGCAAGCGCCAGCGCTTCGCCGCCTGGGTGAAGGGCGAATGCCGCGACTGCCTGGCTCACTTGGGCTTGATACAGAACGACGAGCCCGAACTGCCGTCACCGCCCCAGGTGCGATAG
- the can gene encoding carbonate dehydratase has product MHDLQELIDNNARWADAINQRDPDFFAKLARQQTPEFLWIGCSDARVPANEIVGMLPGDLFVHRNVANVVLHTDLNCLSVIQYAVEVLKVRHILVTGHYGCGGVRAAMQDRQLGLIDGWLRSIRDLYYEKRGELAKLDSEEAKVDRLCELNVIQQVANVAHTSIVQNAWHRGQELSVHGCIYGIKDGRWKSLDTTISGFAQLPPQYRLRALE; this is encoded by the coding sequence ATGCACGACCTGCAGGAACTGATCGACAACAACGCCCGCTGGGCCGACGCGATCAACCAGCGCGACCCCGATTTCTTCGCCAAGCTGGCCCGCCAGCAGACCCCGGAGTTCCTCTGGATCGGCTGTTCTGATGCCCGCGTGCCGGCCAACGAAATTGTCGGCATGCTGCCGGGCGACCTGTTCGTCCACCGCAACGTCGCCAACGTGGTACTGCACACTGACCTCAACTGCTTGTCGGTGATCCAGTACGCGGTAGAGGTGTTGAAGGTGCGGCACATCCTGGTCACCGGCCACTACGGTTGCGGCGGTGTGCGCGCCGCCATGCAGGACCGCCAGCTGGGCCTGATCGATGGCTGGCTGCGCTCGATTCGCGACCTGTATTACGAAAAGCGTGGCGAACTGGCCAAGCTCGACAGCGAGGAGGCCAAGGTCGACCGCCTGTGCGAACTGAACGTGATCCAGCAAGTGGCCAACGTGGCCCACACCAGCATCGTGCAGAACGCCTGGCACCGTGGCCAGGAGCTGTCGGTGCATGGCTGCATCTATGGCATCAAGGATGGCCGCTGGAAGAGCCTGGACACCACCATCAGCGGCTTCGCCCAGTTGCCTCCGCAATATCGCTTGCGGGCATTGGAGTAG
- the ada gene encoding bifunctional DNA-binding transcriptional regulator/O6-methylguanine-DNA methyltransferase Ada, producing the protein MNPYTTPDQRWQAVEARDTAATGHFVYAVRTTGIYCHPGCKSRLAKRSNVEFYETPSAAEAAGYRACKRCAGNPRGCTTRHSQLVTRACRLIEASDPAPSLSQLSAQLAVSAFHLHRLFKAETGVTPKAYATAYRARRLRAHLEDGQRSVTDAIYDAGYNSNSRFYQNADQRLGMRPRQYRAGGAGATIHFALGQCSLGAILVAQSAKGICAILLGDDPEALLHDLQDQFPKAQLIGGDSAYERQVAEVVGFVEAPALGLALPLDVQGTAFQERVWQALREVPAGSRVSYSDIAERIGAPKAVRAVAMACAANHIAVAIPCHRVVRRDGDISGYRWGVERKQQLLTRETALS; encoded by the coding sequence ATGAACCCCTACACCACCCCCGACCAACGTTGGCAAGCCGTAGAGGCCCGCGACACCGCCGCCACCGGCCACTTCGTCTACGCCGTGCGCACCACCGGTATCTACTGCCACCCCGGCTGCAAATCACGCCTGGCTAAGCGCAGTAACGTCGAATTCTACGAAACCCCCAGCGCCGCCGAAGCCGCCGGCTATCGCGCCTGCAAACGTTGCGCTGGCAACCCCCGTGGCTGCACCACCCGTCACAGCCAATTGGTCACCCGCGCCTGCCGCCTCATCGAAGCCAGCGACCCTGCGCCCAGCCTCAGCCAGCTCAGCGCCCAACTGGCCGTCAGCGCCTTCCACCTGCACCGTCTGTTCAAGGCCGAAACCGGCGTTACCCCCAAGGCCTACGCCACGGCCTACCGCGCCCGGCGCCTGCGCGCGCACCTGGAAGACGGCCAGCGCTCGGTCACCGATGCCATCTACGACGCAGGCTACAACTCCAACAGCCGCTTCTACCAAAACGCCGACCAGCGCCTGGGCATGCGCCCCCGGCAATACCGCGCCGGTGGTGCCGGGGCCACCATCCACTTCGCCCTCGGCCAGTGCTCACTGGGCGCAATCCTGGTGGCCCAGAGTGCCAAAGGCATCTGCGCGATCTTGCTGGGCGACGACCCAGAGGCCCTGTTGCATGACCTGCAGGACCAGTTTCCCAAGGCCCAACTGATCGGCGGCGACAGCGCCTATGAACGGCAGGTCGCTGAAGTGGTGGGGTTTGTCGAGGCCCCGGCGCTGGGCCTGGCCCTGCCGTTGGACGTGCAAGGCACGGCGTTCCAGGAGCGGGTGTGGCAGGCCCTGCGCGAGGTGCCGGCCGGTAGCCGGGTCAGCTACAGCGACATCGCCGAGCGCATCGGCGCACCCAAGGCCGTGCGCGCGGTGGCCATGGCCTGCGCGGCCAACCACATCGCGGTGGCCATCCCCTGTCATCGGGTGGTGCGCCGGGACGGCGACATCAGCGGCTACCGCTGGGGCGTCGAGCGCAAACAGCAATTGCTCACGCGAGAAACGGCACTCTCCTGA